A region from the Malus domestica chromosome 07, GDT2T_hap1 genome encodes:
- the LOC103436083 gene encoding ycf20-like protein — protein MIMVAAVASPTYPGNVKLPSSERVKSGVIVLDLYAMLHKPSHAFGQKLSSRCCLFCRPQPLLVNNFKRMTWSIRSSVDSSGLDPSPRNGSTGTTRLIRAIQAIQTKLGVKIRQLRRGFPMKLLFFLVGFYCATAYATVIGQTGDWDILSAAFAVVIVEGIGALMYKASIPFVKKTRNLITMFNYWKAGLSMGLFLDSFKYEFNDIFGFSNPFNFELHAFSIFW, from the exons ATGATAATGGTGGCTGCAGTTGCATCACCTACCTATCCAGGAAATGTTAAGCTTCCATCTTCCGAGCGTGTCAAGTCTGGAGTTATAGTTTTGGATCTTTATGCAATGCTTCACAAACCTTCTCATGCTTTTGGCCAAAAACTCAGTTCTCGTTGCTGTTTATTCTGCAGACCTCAACCTCTACTGGTCAACAATTTCAA GAGGATGACATGGTCTATCAGAAGTAGTGTGGATAGCAGTGGGTTGGATCCATCTCCAAGAAATGGCTCTACTGGCACGACGCGATTAATTAGGGCAATCCAAGCTATTCAAACCAAGTTAGGTGTAAAAATTCGACAGCTACGGAGAGGTTTTCCAATGAAATTACTCTTCTTCTTAGTGGGTTTCTACTGTGCTACTGCTTATGCTACCGTTATTGGGCAAACAGGCGACTGGGACATTCTATCTGCCGCTTTTGCTGTGGTTATTGTGGAGGGGATTGGGGCACTCATGTATAAGGCGTCTATTCCTTTTGTAAAGAAGACTAGGAACCTGATAACCATGTTTAACTATTGGAAAGCTGGGCTTTCCATGGGTCTCTTCTTGGATTCATTCAAATATGAGTTCAATGACATCTTTGGATTCAGTAACCCCTTCAATTTCGAACTACACGCGTTCTCAATATTCTGGTAA
- the LOC103436084 gene encoding LOW QUALITY PROTEIN: uncharacterized protein (The sequence of the model RefSeq protein was modified relative to this genomic sequence to represent the inferred CDS: deleted 2 bases in 1 codon) — translation MPPLHSTRFTFPIYSPLFHLLTASKLTTTTASKTLIPAMSFSSSSVSNPKQPQDPQDKDLHLQQVLKYHNQTKHQFTKYARGPHGLDWANQPNPFRRYAPAPLLPLLHCPTDNQTPDTPLYSSLFHSLPPPKPISKSTISQFFYDSLALSAWKTAGFSTWSLRVNPSSGNLHPTEAYIISPPIESLSDSSFVAHYAPKEHALELRAEIPSWVFSGFFPKDSFLIGLSSIFWREAWKYGERAFRYCNHDVGHAIAAVSMAAAELGWDVKLLDGLGYEDLEKLMGLEMLPRFQIPSRPVKGRFPEMEFEHPDCILVVFPNGVGEFDVNYKKFSLVMSEFSKLEWKGKPNLLSKEHICWDVIYRTAEAVKKELSIGDKFLVDPFQSSGICSESSYKGFTVREVIRKRRSAVDMDGVTVMDRSTFYQILLHCLPSGSQYGGKQKRSLGLPFRALPWDAEVHAALFVHRVEGLPQGLYFLVRNEDHFDELKKSTRSGFKWVKPEGCPDNLPLYELYRTDCRALAEKLSCHQEIASHGCFSLGMVACFNPMLQDKKVWMYPRLFWETGVLGQVLYLEAHAVGISATGIGCYFDDPVHELLGLKGSNFQSLYHFTVGGPVIDRRIMSLPAYPGPDVDA, via the exons ATGCCACCACTCCATTCCACAAGGTTCACTTTCCCTATTTACTCTCCACTCTTCCACCTCCTT ACCGCCTCCAaactcaccaccaccaccgccagCAAAACCTTAATCCCCGCCATGTCCTTCTCTTCCTCTTCAGTCTCCAACCCCAAACAACCCCAAGACCCACAAGACAAAGATCTCCATTTGCAGCAGGTACTCAAGTACCACAACCAGACCAAGCACCAGTTCACCAAATACGCCAGAGGCCCCCACGGCCTCGACTGGGCCAACCAGCCCAACCCATTCCGTCGGTACGCCCCCGCCCCTCTCCTTCCTCTCCTGCACTGCCCCACAGACAATCAAACCCCAGACACTCCTCTGTATTCCTCTCTGTTCCACTCTCTCCCTCCTCCAAAACCCATCTCCAAATCCACCATTTCTCAGTTTTTCTACGATTCTTTGGCTCTCTCAGCTTGGAAAACTGCTGGGTTTTCGACCTGGTCGCTCAGAGTCAATCCCAGCAGCGGCAATTTACACCCCACCGAGGCTTATATCATTTCTCCCCCAATAGAATCGCTCTCCGATTCAAGTTTCGTAGCGCATTACGCTCCGAAGGAGCATGCTTTGGAGCTCAGAGCTGAAATCCCATCGTGGGTTTTCTCCGGTTTCTTCCCCAAGGACTCGTTCCTCATTGGGTTGTCGTCGATTTTCTGGAGGGAGGCCTGGAAGTACGGCGAACGCGCTTTTAGGTACTGTAATCACGATGTGGGTCATGCTATTGCTGCGGTTTCGATGGCTGCAGCGGAGCTTGGCTGGGACGTGAAGCTTCTTGATGGGCTGGGTTATGAGGATTTGGAGAAGCTAATGGGGCTTGAAATGTTGCCAAGGTTTCAAATTCCTTCTCGGCCTGTTAAAGGGCGGTTTCCCGAGATGGAATTTGAGCATCCGGATTGTATTCTGGTGGTTTTTCCTAACGGGGTTGGTGAATTTGATGTGAATTATAAGAAGTTTAGTTTGGTGATGTCGGAATTTTCAAAATTGGAGTGGAAGGGAAAGCCGAATTTGCTTAGTAAAGAGCACATTTGTTGGGACGTAATCTATAGAACGGCAGAGGCCGTGAAGAAAGAGTTAAGTATTGGTGATAAGTTTTTAGTTGATCCATTTCAGAGTAGTGGGATTTGTAGTGAAAGTTCATATAAGGGTTTTACAGTTAGGGAAGTGATTAGGAAGCGTAGGAGTGCGGTTGATATGGATGGAGTTACTGTGATGGATAGAAGCACATTTTATCAGATTCTTTTGCATTGTCTTCCTTCGGGTTCTCAATATGGAGGGAAGCAGAAGAGGTCTTTGGGATTGCCATTTCGGGCTCTTCCTTGGGATGCGGAGGTTCATGCTGCTTTGTTTGTTCATAGGGTGGAAGGGTTGCCACAGGGTTTATATTTCTTGGTGAGGAATGAAGACCATTTTGATGAGCTCAAGAAATCAACGAGGTCCGGATTCAAGTGGGTAAAACCAGAGGGTTGCCCGGATAATCTTCCTTTATACGAACTTTATAGAACTGATTGCCGTGCCCTTGCTGAAAAGCTCTCATGCCATCAG GAAATTGCCAGTCATGGATGCTTCAGTCTTGGTATGGTAGCTTGTTTTAACCCTATGTTGCAAGATAAAAAAGTGTGGATGTATCCTCGATTGTTTTGGGAGACTGGAGTACTTGGGCAGGTGCTGTATCTTGAAGCACATGCCGTTGGTATTTCTGCGACAGGAATTGGTTGCTATTTTGATGATCCTG TGCATGAGTTGCTTGGGTTGAAAGGGTCAAACTTCCAGAGTTTATACCATTTCACGGTGGGAGGTCCGGTCATTGATAGGCGGATTATGAGCCTACCGGCCTATCCTGGCCCTGACGTTGATGCGTGA